The genomic interval CCCCGCCCGAAAGCGCAGTTCCGCCCGCGTGAGCCGACCGAACTCCGCGCGCCGGTGACAGGCCGGACACAGCGACACCACGTTGTCGAGGGTGTGGGCGTCGGCGACGGTCAGGACCGGCGAGGCGGCGAACAGCCGAACCGGGACGACGTGGTGGACGTCGGGGTTCCGACCGATGTCGGCGTCGTCGGCCCCGCAGACGACACAGGCGTGCCCGTCACGGCCGAGCGCCCGCTCACGGACCGCGGGCCACCCCGGCCCGTAGTCGTCGATCCCGCCACCCTGCCAGTTGGGGTGGCCGTCGCCGGTGAACG from Haloarcula pelagica carries:
- a CDS encoding HNH endonuclease; the protein is MQTETWREPPSQSGEDHHSWTGGTLTLECDVCGDPVERYPSQIEGEVTLCSRDCHAEWLSAAFTGDGHPNWQGGGIDDYGPGWPAVRERALGRDGHACVVCGADDADIGRNPDVHHVVPVRLFAASPVLTVADAHTLDNVVSLCPACHRRAEFGRLTRAELRFRAGTARPAGEHDPRSRVC